Genomic segment of Sphingomonas telluris:
CCGTGGGCCTAGAGGTGGAAGCCGACGGAGCTCAGCGGTTCCCGCACCGGCTGGACTCGAATGCGCTTGAGGCTCTGAAGCGACTCCTTCCGGGGGCTACCGGGCCGGGCGAACGTATTTTCAGCAATCCGTCGTTGGCCGCTTGGCTGGCAACCGGACCGGTCGCTGCAAATGTTCGCGACATTCTCGGTGAAATGGCCCAGCCCGTCCGAGCCATCCTTTTCGACAAGACGCACGAAGCGAATTGGGCTCTGCCTTGGCATCAGGATCGGACGATCGCGGTGCGCCAGCGGGTCGAAACGGAGGGCTTTCTGAACTGGAACACTAAGTCAGGAGCGGTGCACGTCGAGCCGCCTTTCAACTTCATCGAAAACATGCTGACCGCGCGAATCCACCTCGATCCAGTGCCTGAGACAAATGCACCCCTCCTGATCGCTCCCGGTTCGCATCGACTGGGTCGAATTCCAG
This window contains:
- a CDS encoding phytanoyl-CoA dioxygenase family protein; amino-acid sequence: MAAWLATGPVAANVRDILGEMAQPVRAILFDKTHEANWALPWHQDRTIAVRQRVETEGFLNWNTKSGAVHVEPPFNFIENMLTARIHLDPVPETNAPLLIAPGSHRLGRIPEGNIERVAEQCGSFACVANAGDVWLYRTAILHASDAVRQPGRRRVLQVDYAAEELPGELRWLGVG